GAGAAGTCAGACAGCTACTGCGATAAACAGCAACCACTATTAAAGTAAAGAAGCGACCGTCAGCAGTATGCACGCATTCCCTCAGGAGTCTCAGCCTTCTGGGCAATCTTATATTAAACACAGCGAAACTGAGGGCAAGTTTATGAAATCAATAAATCAATAGCATCAATGTTTTATCCATTCATCCTCATTTTCCAACTACTTTAAAATCATTTAATCAGTCAAAAATATATGAATGGATTGAGACTTGAAATTTTTATGTCCCGTCCCCGCTTTTTAATTTTGGGGTGTAAACCTTTAGAAAACATAAGCATTTACGCCTTGATACCGACCAATCAAGTTACCTGAAAATGTATAAAAATAGTTACACAACAAAAAAGTTCTTTTTGAAATTTTTATAGATTGTGACAAAATATTATACAAAATAAAGCGAAATCATGACATTTTATAAAACGCTTTCAATTTTAAGTGATTGTATTCACAATTCTTGGTATACTACTTGTGAAATGATGAACAAACCTAATTGGAGGTAAAGATATGATTAAAGACACTCAAACTACACATAATGCATGGGAAGGTTTTAAAACTGGACGTTGGACACGCCATGTGGACGTTCGTGAATTCATACAATTAAACTTCACAGGTTATCAAGGCGACGACAGTTTTTTAGCCGGTCCAACTGAAGCAACGACGAAATTGTGGGATCAAGTGATGGCGTTATCGAAAGAAGAGCGTGAACGTGGTGGTATTTGGGATATGGATACAAAAGTGCCATCAACTATTTTATCTCATGATGCAGGTTACTTGGATGAATCATTAGAACAAATTGTTGGTGTGCAAACAGACAAACCATTCAAACGTTCGATGCAACCATTTGGCGGTATCCGTATGGCAAAAGCAGCATGTGAAGCGTACGGTTATGAATTAGATAAAGAAACAGAACACATTTTTACAGAGTATCGTAAAACACATAACCAAGGTGTATTCGATGCGTATTCAAAAGAAATGTTAGCATGTCGTAAAGCAGGGATTATTACAGGTTTACCAGATGCTTATGGCCGTGGTCGTATTATTGGAGATTATCGTCGTGTCGCATTATACGGTGTTGATTTCTTAATGGCAGAAAAACAAAAAGACTTCAATGACTTATCATCAACAATGACTGAAGATGTGATTCGTTTACGCGAAGAAGTGTCAGAGCAATATCGTTCATTAAACGAATTAAAACAACTTGGTGAACGTTACGGATTTGATTTAAGTCGTCCAGCTGAAAACTTTAAAGAAGCGGTACAATGGTTATACCTTGCTTATCTTGCTGCAATTAAAGAACAAAACGGAGCCGCAATGAGTCTAGGACGTACATCTACATTCTTAGACATTTATGCAGAACGTGACTTACAAGCAGGTACGATTACTGAAACAGAAGTACAAGAAATCATTGACCACTTCATCATGAAATTACGTTTAGTAAAATTTGCGCGTACACCTGACTACAATGCATTATTCTCAGGTGACCCGACTTGGGTAACAGAATCTATCGGTGGTGTGGGGATTGACGGACGCTCAATGGTAACGAAAAACTCATTCCGTTTCTTACATTCACTCGACAACTTAGGACCAGCACCAGAACCAAACTTGACAGTATTATGGTCAACACGTTTACCTGAAAACTTCAAACGCTACTGTACGAAAATGAGTATTAAAACAAGCTCAATTCAGTACGAAAATGATGACTTAATGCGTGAAAGCTACGGTGACGATTATGGTATTGCATGTTGTGTGTCTGCAATGCGTATCGGTAAACAAATGCAATTCTTCGGTGCACGTGCCAACTTAGCGAAGACATTATTGTATGCGATCAATGGTGGTAAAGACGAAAAATCAGGTGCTCAAGTTGCGCCAAACTTCGCTCCAATTCAATCTGAAATTTTAGATTACGATGAAGTGTACCGTCAATTTGATGAAATGATGGAATGGCTAGCAGGGGTTTACATCAACTCATTAAATGTCATTCACTACATGCACGATAAATACAGCTATGAACGTATCGAAATGGCACTTCATGATACAGATGTGCACCGTACAATGGCAACAGGTATTGCAGGTTTATCAGTTGCAGCGGACTCACTTTCTGCCATTAAATATGGTCAAGTTCGCACAATTCGCGATGAAAACGGACTCGTAGTTGACTTTGAAACAACAGGCGATTATCCAAAGTATGGTAACAACGATCCACGTGTAGACGACATCGCAGTGCAGTTAGTTGAAAGCTTCATGAAAAAATTACGTAAACATCAAACGTACCGTGACTCTGAACATACGATGAGTGTACTCACAATCACATCAAATGTTGTTTACGGTAAGAAAACAGGTAACACACCAGACGGACGTAAAGCAGGCGAACCATTTGCGCCAGGTGCGAACCCAATGCACGGACGCGATGATCACGGTGCACTGGCATCATTATCATCAGTATCAAAATTACCTTATGACTGCTGTAAAGACGGTATTTCTAACACATTTAGTATCGTACCAAAATCATTAGGTAAAGAAGAAGCAACACAAGAACAA
Above is a genomic segment from Staphylococcus delphini containing:
- the pflB gene encoding formate C-acetyltransferase; the protein is MIKDTQTTHNAWEGFKTGRWTRHVDVREFIQLNFTGYQGDDSFLAGPTEATTKLWDQVMALSKEERERGGIWDMDTKVPSTILSHDAGYLDESLEQIVGVQTDKPFKRSMQPFGGIRMAKAACEAYGYELDKETEHIFTEYRKTHNQGVFDAYSKEMLACRKAGIITGLPDAYGRGRIIGDYRRVALYGVDFLMAEKQKDFNDLSSTMTEDVIRLREEVSEQYRSLNELKQLGERYGFDLSRPAENFKEAVQWLYLAYLAAIKEQNGAAMSLGRTSTFLDIYAERDLQAGTITETEVQEIIDHFIMKLRLVKFARTPDYNALFSGDPTWVTESIGGVGIDGRSMVTKNSFRFLHSLDNLGPAPEPNLTVLWSTRLPENFKRYCTKMSIKTSSIQYENDDLMRESYGDDYGIACCVSAMRIGKQMQFFGARANLAKTLLYAINGGKDEKSGAQVAPNFAPIQSEILDYDEVYRQFDEMMEWLAGVYINSLNVIHYMHDKYSYERIEMALHDTDVHRTMATGIAGLSVAADSLSAIKYGQVRTIRDENGLVVDFETTGDYPKYGNNDPRVDDIAVQLVESFMKKLRKHQTYRDSEHTMSVLTITSNVVYGKKTGNTPDGRKAGEPFAPGANPMHGRDDHGALASLSSVSKLPYDCCKDGISNTFSIVPKSLGKEEATQEQNLVSILDGYALQHGHHLNINVFNRETLLDAMEHPEEYPQLTVRVSGYAVNFIKLTREQQLDVISRTFHESM